One Romboutsia sp. 13368 genomic window carries:
- the selA gene encoding L-seryl-tRNA(Sec) selenium transferase produces MNIREVLSKLPSVDEVLGNENIIEILKEYPRNLVLEGIRETIDLNRKSILNQKDNLSNIEIRIENIVNDTVNRVRLKYELSLKKVINGTGVVIHTNLGRSLLSESIKDDILSTAFRYSNLEYDIEKGERGSRYSHLTETIKKLTDAEDVLIVNNNAAAVLLVLSTLAKDKEAIVSRGELVEVGGSFRIPSIMELSGAKLVEVGATNKTHLNDYEDGITENTSVLMKVHTSNYKILGFTESVDISDLKKLGTKYNLPVVEDLGSGVFIDLSKYGLSYEPTVIDSLKKGADIVTFSGDKMLGGPQAGIIIGKKEYIEKMKKNQLTRALRVDKLTICALEATLRLYLDEQKAIKEIPTLKMLTYSLCDLEEKASSLYSKIIEKNIDAKVCIEDGLSQVGGGSMPLETIKSKVIAIMPNNINVSTLEKRLRLSSSHIIGRVYDNKYILDSRTIFEDEFDVIANELKNALN; encoded by the coding sequence TTGAATATTAGAGAAGTTTTATCTAAATTACCTTCAGTTGATGAAGTTTTAGGTAATGAAAATATAATAGAAATTCTAAAAGAATATCCTAGAAACTTAGTTTTAGAAGGAATTAGAGAAACTATAGATTTAAATCGAAAATCTATATTAAATCAAAAGGATAATTTATCAAATATTGAAATAAGAATTGAGAATATAGTAAATGATACTGTAAATAGAGTTAGATTAAAATATGAATTATCTTTAAAGAAGGTTATAAATGGAACTGGCGTAGTTATACATACTAACCTAGGAAGGTCTTTACTTAGTGAAAGTATAAAAGATGATATATTAAGCACAGCATTTAGATATTCAAACTTAGAATATGATATAGAAAAAGGTGAAAGAGGTTCTAGATATTCTCATTTAACAGAAACTATAAAAAAACTTACAGATGCAGAGGATGTTTTAATAGTGAATAATAATGCTGCAGCTGTGCTTTTAGTTTTATCTACATTAGCAAAAGATAAGGAAGCGATAGTTTCAAGAGGAGAGCTTGTTGAAGTTGGTGGATCTTTTAGAATACCTAGTATAATGGAACTTAGTGGAGCAAAACTAGTTGAGGTAGGAGCTACAAATAAAACTCATTTAAATGATTATGAAGATGGAATAACAGAAAATACTAGTGTGTTAATGAAAGTACATACTAGTAATTATAAGATATTAGGTTTTACAGAAAGTGTAGATATAAGTGATTTAAAAAAATTAGGAACTAAATATAATTTACCTGTTGTAGAAGATTTAGGAAGTGGAGTATTTATAGATTTATCTAAATATGGATTATCATATGAACCTACAGTAATTGATTCTTTAAAAAAAGGAGCAGATATAGTTACATTTAGTGGAGACAAAATGCTTGGCGGTCCACAGGCTGGAATAATAATTGGTAAAAAAGAATACATAGAAAAAATGAAAAAAAATCAGTTAACAAGGGCATTAAGAGTTGATAAACTTACTATTTGTGCTCTTGAAGCAACACTTAGACTTTATTTAGATGAACAAAAAGCGATAAAAGAAATTCCTACTCTAAAAATGTTAACATATAGTTTATGTGACTTAGAAGAAAAAGCAAGTAGTTTATATTCAAAAATAATTGAAAAAAATATAGATGCGAAAGTTTGTATAGAAGATGGACTATCTCAAGTAGGTGGAGGTTCTATGCCACTTGAAACAATAAAGAGTAAAGTAATAGCTATAATGCCTAATAATATAAATGTATCAACTCTAGAAAAAAGGTTAAGATTAAGTAGTTCTCATATAATAGGAAGAGTATATGATAATAAGTACATATTAGATTCTAGAACTATATTTGAAGATGAGTTTGATGTTATAGCTAATGAATTGAAAAATGCTTTAAATTAA
- a CDS encoding helix-hairpin-helix domain-containing protein: MLKIGKIMIFILILLFSTYKIIDNKNLNLKDNVYIVSESEINNEELIEDKIDETDNEKEEVNKNINMDEANNTITVFVSGEVNNPGVVTIESEKRLSDVVDMLGGTTENADLNKVNLAMKLEDESHYIIPKIGESVDVYSDYTSINNNESIQDEKSDLININKATIQELDALPGIGEATANKIINYREENGEFKSVDEIKNVNGIGDKKYEELKSLISIE; the protein is encoded by the coding sequence ATGTTGAAAATTGGAAAAATAATGATATTTATATTAATACTATTATTTAGTACATATAAAATAATAGATAATAAAAATTTAAATTTAAAAGACAATGTATATATCGTTAGTGAAAGTGAAATTAATAATGAGGAATTAATAGAGGATAAAATAGATGAAACTGATAATGAAAAAGAAGAAGTAAATAAAAATATAAATATGGATGAGGCTAACAATACTATAACAGTATTTGTAAGTGGTGAGGTAAATAATCCAGGGGTTGTTACTATAGAAAGTGAAAAAAGGTTATCTGATGTAGTTGACATGTTAGGAGGAACTACAGAAAATGCAGATTTAAATAAAGTAAATCTAGCTATGAAACTTGAAGATGAATCTCATTATATAATACCTAAGATAGGTGAAAGTGTAGATGTATATAGTGACTATACATCTATAAATAATAATGAAAGTATTCAAGATGAGAAAAGTGATTTAATAAATATAAATAAAGCAACTATACAAGAGCTAGATGCACTTCCAGGTATAGGTGAAGCTACAGCTAATAAAATAATTAATTATAGAGAAGAAAATGGAGAGTTTAAATCAGTAGATGAAATAAAAAATGTCAATGGGATAGGCGATAAAAAATATGAAGAATTAAAGAGTCTTATAAGTATAGAATAA
- the sdaAB gene encoding L-serine ammonia-lyase, iron-sulfur-dependent subunit beta, with protein sequence MAKDYSVFDIVGPNMIGPSSSHTAGAARLGKSASKIAGKPVKEVKFLLHGSFAETYKGHGTDKALVGGILGFEPDDARIKHSFELAKEQGVKFEFIKTDLGENVHPNTVKMEMILEDGSKSSVMGASIGGGNIKLTEMDGLALDFNGSRSAVVLELKDIPGAIAFITGLLGHYNKNIATISTYKVANSEYTFLTIETDDELETSLIDQLRKFEVVAKVVVLDKF encoded by the coding sequence ATGGCTAAAGATTATAGTGTATTTGATATAGTAGGTCCTAATATGATAGGTCCATCAAGTTCTCATACTGCAGGAGCTGCAAGACTTGGAAAGAGTGCTTCTAAAATAGCAGGAAAACCAGTAAAGGAAGTAAAGTTTTTACTTCACGGATCATTTGCAGAAACTTATAAAGGTCACGGTACAGATAAAGCATTAGTTGGTGGTATATTAGGATTTGAGCCAGATGATGCCAGAATAAAGCATTCTTTTGAATTAGCAAAAGAACAAGGTGTAAAATTTGAATTCATTAAAACTGACTTAGGAGAAAACGTTCATCCTAATACAGTTAAAATGGAAATGATATTAGAAGATGGTTCTAAATCAAGTGTAATGGGTGCATCTATAGGTGGAGGTAACATAAAGCTTACTGAAATGGATGGATTAGCACTTGACTTTAATGGTTCAAGAAGCGCTGTGGTATTAGAACTAAAAGATATACCTGGTGCAATAGCATTTATAACAGGATTACTTGGTCATTATAATAAAAATATAGCAACTATATCTACTTATAAAGTAGCTAATTCAGAATACACATTCTTAACAATAGAAACAGATGATGAATTAGAGACAAGCTTAATAGATCAATTAAGAAAATTTGAAGTAGTAGCTAAAGTAGTAGTTTTAGATAAATTCTAA
- a CDS encoding D-alanyl-D-alanine carboxypeptidase family protein, whose translation MKKIFSLVLAFIIAFLPIFNVNNLSFADSEPSLTAEYAILMDYESGEVLYSKNGYSKLYPASTTKAWTAYIVLKHVKDLNQVVQIKDLPVVEGSSMYLKEGEAFTVKELLDALLIHSCNDVAVVLARYVGGSEENFVKMMNDEAKAIGAKNTHFNNPHGLPDENHYTTAYDMALMARKAMDNEIFKSIVKTESIRFPATEAYPYERYFKNTNQFLTSPYQMDYKGKKVDIKYDVVDGIKTGYTDAAGKCLLSTGFKNNIRVISAVFKSNVSDLYLDSRTLLDYGFDNFYSKVVVDKDKFTNKKKFIFSKEKELIYQPETNYTVALSNNVKNTNYTTKINLEKVKLPIKSGDIVGSLDVYNNDKLEKSINLIAKNDVTSIFGFITENKILYNTLKILLAIFIIIVIII comes from the coding sequence ATGAAAAAAATTTTTTCATTAGTGCTAGCATTTATTATAGCCTTCTTACCCATTTTTAATGTAAATAATTTATCATTTGCAGATAGTGAACCAAGTTTAACTGCAGAGTATGCGATACTTATGGACTATGAATCTGGAGAGGTTTTATATAGTAAAAATGGTTATTCTAAACTCTATCCTGCTTCAACTACTAAAGCATGGACAGCTTATATTGTATTAAAACATGTTAAAGATTTAAATCAAGTGGTTCAGATAAAAGATTTACCTGTTGTTGAAGGGTCAAGTATGTATTTAAAAGAAGGCGAAGCATTTACAGTAAAAGAATTGTTAGATGCTCTTTTAATACACTCATGTAATGATGTTGCTGTGGTTTTAGCTAGGTATGTTGGAGGTTCAGAAGAAAACTTTGTTAAAATGATGAATGATGAAGCTAAAGCAATAGGTGCTAAAAATACTCATTTTAATAATCCTCATGGATTACCTGATGAAAATCATTATACAACAGCTTATGATATGGCTCTTATGGCTAGAAAGGCTATGGATAATGAAATATTTAAAAGTATCGTTAAAACTGAGTCTATAAGGTTCCCAGCTACTGAAGCTTATCCTTATGAAAGATACTTTAAAAATACTAATCAATTTTTAACATCACCATATCAAATGGATTATAAAGGTAAGAAAGTAGATATAAAGTATGATGTAGTAGATGGTATAAAAACAGGTTATACTGACGCTGCAGGAAAGTGTCTTTTATCTACAGGATTTAAAAATAATATAAGAGTTATATCTGCTGTTTTTAAATCTAATGTATCAGATTTATACCTTGATTCTAGAACTTTACTAGATTATGGTTTTGATAATTTTTACTCTAAAGTAGTTGTTGATAAAGATAAATTCACTAATAAAAAGAAATTTATCTTTAGTAAAGAAAAAGAATTAATTTATCAACCTGAAACTAACTATACTGTTGCATTATCTAATAATGTAAAAAATACTAATTATACAACTAAAATTAACTTAGAAAAAGTTAAATTACCTATAAAAAGTGGGGATATAGTTGGTAGTTTAGATGTTTATAACAATGATAAACTAGAAAAAAGCATTAATTTAATAGCTAAAAATGATGTAACTAGTATATTTGGATTTATTACAGAAAACAAAATATTGTATAATACGTTAAAAATACTTTTAGCAATATTTATAATAATAGTAATTATTATTAG
- the ilvA gene encoding threonine ammonia-lyase, giving the protein MTKVTLQDIKNARETIKDIVKKTDILESAKLSSMTGANVFYKCENLQKTGSFKLRGACNKIANLTDKEKSNGVIASSAGNHAQGVALGAKMTGIKATIVMPATAPLAKVTATKGYGAEVVLNGLVYDDAYAKAVELQKETGATFLHPFDDEYVIAGQGTIGLEILEQLNGNVDTILCPIGGGGIIAGIAVAAKGINPNIKIVGVQTANIPSMHESMKNGEVTTAFKGTTIADGIAVKTPGNLTFDIIKELVDEIIVIEEDEIAQGMLFLMENQKVVAEGSGAVSTAALLSRKYVPQKGENVVCIISGGNVDVNTVYRVIGTALTKEGRRYAFRTAIQDKPGGLAELTKIISENDANILNVNLSKSSIGGGLGSLITEMVLETFNQEHIDRLKACITKAGFEIVEM; this is encoded by the coding sequence ATGACAAAAGTTACGTTACAAGATATAAAAAATGCAAGAGAAACGATAAAAGATATAGTAAAGAAAACTGATATATTAGAAAGTGCAAAGCTTAGTTCTATGACTGGGGCAAATGTTTTCTATAAATGTGAAAATCTTCAAAAAACAGGATCTTTTAAATTAAGAGGTGCTTGTAATAAGATAGCAAACTTAACTGATAAAGAAAAGTCAAATGGTGTTATAGCTTCAAGTGCTGGAAATCATGCTCAAGGTGTTGCACTAGGTGCTAAAATGACAGGAATAAAAGCTACAATCGTAATGCCAGCTACTGCTCCTTTAGCAAAAGTTACTGCAACAAAAGGATATGGTGCAGAAGTTGTATTAAACGGATTAGTTTATGATGATGCTTATGCAAAAGCAGTTGAATTACAAAAAGAAACTGGAGCAACTTTCTTACATCCATTTGATGATGAATATGTAATAGCAGGACAAGGTACAATAGGTCTTGAAATACTTGAACAATTAAATGGAAATGTTGATACTATACTTTGTCCAATCGGTGGAGGTGGAATAATAGCTGGTATAGCTGTAGCAGCTAAAGGAATAAACCCTAATATAAAAATAGTAGGTGTTCAAACTGCAAATATACCTTCAATGCATGAATCAATGAAAAATGGTGAAGTTACAACAGCATTTAAAGGTACTACAATAGCTGATGGTATAGCTGTTAAAACACCAGGAAACTTAACTTTTGATATAATAAAAGAATTGGTTGATGAAATAATAGTAATAGAAGAAGATGAAATAGCACAAGGTATGCTATTCTTAATGGAAAATCAAAAGGTTGTAGCTGAAGGATCTGGCGCTGTAAGTACAGCTGCACTATTAAGTAGAAAATATGTACCTCAAAAAGGTGAAAATGTAGTTTGTATAATATCTGGAGGAAATGTTGATGTTAATACTGTATACAGAGTTATAGGTACTGCTTTAACTAAAGAGGGTAGAAGATATGCATTCAGAACAGCTATACAAGATAAGCCAGGAGGACTTGCTGAATTAACTAAAATAATAAGTGAAAACGATGCAAATATATTAAACGTTAATTTATCAAAATCATCTATAGGTGGTGGATTAGGTAGCCTTATTACAGAAATGGTACTTGAAACATTCAATCAAGAACATATAGATAGATTAAAAGCATGTATAACAAAAGCAGGGTTTGAAATAGTAGAAATGTAA
- the sdaAA gene encoding L-serine ammonia-lyase, iron-sulfur-dependent, subunit alpha — MKYNFTSGAELLEKCKELNMTIHELCVEREAELTGISKEEVRNKMRVSLNIMKEAVEKAVKEDIKSMGGLIGGEAKKLTNFRNSSAKTVSGGLMNKAMAAAMGTMEVNASMGLIVAAPTAGSCGILPGAIVTIGKEYDIDDETMIDALFTASAIGAIITRNATVSGAEGGCQAETGAAAAMASAGVVEMMGGSPEQAVHAASHCLQNVMGLVCDPIAGLVEVPCQGRNAIGVANALISAELCLAGILNIIPFDETVEAMYKVGKTLPMELRETALGGVAATCTACSLTNKIFG, encoded by the coding sequence ATGAAATATAATTTCACAAGTGGAGCAGAGTTATTAGAAAAATGTAAAGAATTAAATATGACTATACATGAGTTATGTGTAGAAAGAGAAGCAGAACTTACTGGAATATCAAAAGAAGAAGTAAGAAATAAAATGAGAGTAAGTTTAAATATAATGAAAGAAGCTGTTGAAAAAGCAGTTAAAGAAGATATAAAATCTATGGGTGGTCTAATAGGTGGAGAAGCTAAGAAGTTAACTAACTTTAGAAATTCATCTGCAAAGACTGTTTCTGGAGGATTAATGAATAAAGCTATGGCTGCTGCAATGGGAACTATGGAAGTAAATGCTTCTATGGGACTTATAGTTGCTGCACCAACAGCAGGTTCTTGTGGTATACTTCCAGGAGCTATAGTTACAATAGGTAAAGAATATGACATAGATGATGAAACTATGATAGATGCATTATTCACAGCATCAGCTATAGGAGCTATAATAACTAGAAATGCAACTGTTTCAGGTGCTGAAGGTGGATGTCAAGCTGAAACTGGAGCAGCAGCAGCAATGGCATCAGCTGGTGTAGTTGAAATGATGGGTGGAAGCCCAGAACAAGCAGTGCATGCTGCATCTCATTGTTTACAAAACGTTATGGGATTAGTATGTGACCCAATAGCAGGACTTGTTGAAGTACCTTGTCAAGGAAGAAATGCTATAGGTGTTGCAAATGCTTTAATATCTGCAGAATTATGTTTAGCTGGTATATTAAATATAATACCATTTGATGAAACAGTAGAGGCTATGTATAAAGTAGGTAAGACTCTTCCAATGGAATTAAGAGAAACAGCATTAGGTGGAGTTGCTGCAACTTGTACAGCATGTTCTTTAACTAATAAAATATTTGGATAA
- a CDS encoding RidA family protein, with product MKHQVIHTENAPKAIGPYSQAVKAGNMLFVSGQVPFVPETMEIVEGDVKAQTAQSLKNVQAILTEAGLDFSHVVKSTVFIKDMNEFAQINEVYAEFFGENKPARACVEVARLPKDVKVEIEVIAIG from the coding sequence ATGAAACATCAAGTAATACATACAGAAAATGCACCTAAAGCTATAGGACCATATTCTCAAGCTGTTAAAGCTGGAAATATGTTATTTGTATCAGGACAAGTTCCATTTGTACCTGAAACTATGGAAATAGTAGAAGGAGATGTTAAAGCTCAAACTGCTCAATCTTTAAAAAATGTTCAAGCTATATTAACTGAAGCTGGACTTGATTTTTCTCATGTAGTAAAATCTACAGTATTCATAAAAGATATGAATGAATTTGCTCAAATAAATGAAGTATATGCTGAGTTCTTTGGTGAAAATAAACCAGCTAGAGCTTGTGTAGAAGTTGCAAGACTTCCAAAAGATGTTAAGGTTGAAATAGAAGTAATAGCTATAGGATAG
- the selD gene encoding selenide, water dikinase SelD, with the protein MTTSGGUAAKIGPEVLASVLSQLPKNEDSSNLLVGLDTADDAAVYKLNNDMALIQTLDFFTPMIDDPYIFGQIAAANSLSDVYAMGGKPIVAMNIVCFPACHDMSVLAEILKGGFDKVKESGALLVGGHTVDDKEPKYGLSVSGIVHPKKVLSNATAKEGDKLILTKPIGIGILNTAMKENLVSKEVSDKVIEVMVHLNKYAAKSFENIDVNSVTDITGFGLLGHVLEMAKASNVSIEIDHKDIPILDGAVDMANMGIIPAGMYRNKDYISKDVKIENIDTAIEDILYDPQTSGGLLISVKEDLAEELVKDIKLNGSIEAKIIGSVKKKDEKYITVI; encoded by the coding sequence ATGACAACATCAGGTGGATGAGCGGCTAAGATAGGGCCAGAGGTTCTGGCTTCAGTATTATCACAGCTTCCTAAAAATGAGGATAGTAGTAATTTATTAGTAGGTTTAGATACTGCAGATGATGCAGCTGTGTATAAATTAAATAACGATATGGCTTTAATTCAAACATTAGATTTTTTTACTCCTATGATAGATGATCCGTATATCTTCGGTCAAATAGCAGCAGCTAATTCACTATCAGATGTTTATGCTATGGGTGGAAAACCTATAGTTGCAATGAACATAGTTTGTTTTCCTGCATGTCATGATATGAGTGTATTAGCAGAAATATTAAAAGGTGGTTTTGATAAGGTTAAGGAAAGTGGAGCGCTTTTAGTTGGAGGTCATACTGTAGATGATAAAGAACCTAAATATGGACTTTCTGTATCTGGAATAGTTCATCCTAAAAAGGTATTATCAAATGCAACTGCAAAAGAAGGTGACAAGCTTATTTTAACAAAACCTATAGGTATAGGTATATTAAATACTGCTATGAAAGAAAATTTAGTTTCTAAAGAAGTTTCAGATAAAGTTATTGAGGTAATGGTTCATTTAAATAAATATGCTGCAAAAAGTTTTGAAAATATAGATGTAAACTCTGTAACAGATATAACTGGATTTGGTTTATTAGGACATGTACTTGAAATGGCAAAAGCATCAAATGTGAGTATAGAAATTGATCATAAGGATATACCTATATTAGATGGAGCTGTTGATATGGCTAATATGGGAATTATTCCTGCAGGTATGTATAGAAATAAAGATTATATATCAAAAGATGTAAAAATTGAAAATATAGATACAGCTATCGAGGATATTTTATATGATCCACAAACATCAGGTGGTCTTTTAATATCGGTAAAAGAAGATTTAGCTGAGGAGTTAGTTAAGGATATAAAACTAAATGGATCTATAGAAGCTAAAATAATAGGAAGTGTAAAAAAGAAAGATGAAAAATATATTACGGTTATTTAA
- the leuS gene encoding leucine--tRNA ligase, translated as MNVYKPNEVEAKWQKTWEDNNQYKTDTEDTTKPKYYALEMFPYPSGKLHMGHVRNYSIGDVVARFKKMQGYNVLHPMGWDSFGLPAENAAIKHGIHPDKWTMENIADMRNQFKTLGLSFDWDREVATSTPEYYKFTQEIFLKFLENGLAYKKKSFVNWCPSCETVLANEQVVQGECERCDSVVVKKDLEQWYFKTTHFAEELLQDLDTLDGWPEKVKTMQRNWIGKSTGAEISFDIDGSDKSITVFTTRPDTVYGVSYMVLAPEHDLVKELVKGTEYEAQVEEFVAKMHTMTEIERTSSDVEKEGMFIGKYVINPLTNKRVPLWIANYVLVDYGTGAVMAVPAHDERDADFASKYNLEVTTVIDEBDKMINSEEFNGMESSKAFDAIIEKIEEMGRGKKTVNYRLRDWLLSRQRYWGCPIPVVYCDTCGIVPEKKENLPILLPTDVEFTGKGESPLTTSKTFMNATCPCCGKSARREADTMDTFVDSSWYYLRYIDPKNTEEPFSKEKVNKWMPVDQYIGGVEHAILHLLYSRFFVKAFNSMGMLDFKEPFKNLLTQGMVLKDGAKMSKSKGNVVAPSEIIAEYGVDTARLFVLFAAPPERDLEWSDQGVEGCYRFLNRVYRLVDELSDIAKSDVETKELTKEDKAMRYTIHATLKKVTEDLNEKFGFNTAISALMELINEMYKYKELDSRNEAVIKEGIETIVTILAPFAPHIGEELWSMIGKDGSIFDISWPKYDETALVKDEVEIVVQINGKVRGKLSVAANISREEMEKVAMEDDKIKALVEGKTIVKVVAVPKKLVNIVVK; from the coding sequence ATGAACGTTTATAAACCAAATGAAGTTGAAGCTAAATGGCAAAAAACTTGGGAAGATAACAATCAGTATAAAACTGATACAGAAGACACAACAAAACCAAAATACTATGCTTTAGAAATGTTCCCTTATCCATCAGGAAAATTACATATGGGGCATGTTAGAAACTATTCTATAGGTGATGTTGTAGCTAGATTCAAAAAAATGCAAGGATACAATGTATTACATCCAATGGGATGGGACTCTTTCGGTTTACCAGCTGAAAATGCAGCTATAAAACATGGTATACATCCAGATAAATGGACTATGGAAAATATAGCTGATATGAGAAATCAATTTAAAACATTAGGATTAAGCTTTGACTGGGATAGAGAAGTAGCAACTTCTACACCAGAATACTATAAATTTACTCAAGAAATATTCTTAAAGTTCTTAGAAAATGGATTAGCATATAAGAAAAAATCTTTTGTTAACTGGTGTCCATCTTGTGAAACAGTTCTTGCTAATGAGCAAGTTGTTCAAGGAGAATGTGAAAGATGTGATTCTGTAGTTGTTAAGAAAGATTTAGAACAATGGTACTTCAAAACAACTCACTTTGCAGAAGAATTACTTCAAGATTTAGATACTTTAGATGGTTGGCCAGAAAAAGTAAAAACAATGCAAAGAAACTGGATAGGAAAAAGTACAGGAGCTGAAATATCTTTCGATATAGATGGAAGCGATAAGTCTATAACAGTATTTACAACTAGACCAGATACAGTTTATGGAGTTTCTTACATGGTACTTGCTCCAGAACATGATTTAGTTAAAGAATTAGTTAAAGGTACTGAATATGAAGCACAAGTAGAAGAATTTGTTGCTAAAATGCATACTATGACTGAAATTGAAAGAACTTCAAGTGATGTTGAAAAAGAAGGAATGTTCATAGGTAAATATGTAATAAACCCATTAACTAACAAAAGAGTTCCTTTATGGATAGCTAACTATGTATTAGTTGACTATGGAACAGGTGCGGTTATGGCAGTTCCAGCACATGATGAAAGAGATGCTGACTTTGCATCTAAGTATAACTTAGAAGTAACAACAGTAATAGATGAARATGATAAAATGATAAACTCTGAAGAATTCAATGGAATGGAATCTTCAAAGGCATTTGATGCAATAATAGAAAAAATAGAAGAAATGGGAAGAGGAAAGAAAACAGTTAACTATAGATTAAGAGACTGGTTACTTTCTAGACAAAGATATTGGGGATGCCCAATACCTGTAGTATACTGTGATACTTGTGGTATAGTTCCTGAAAAGAAAGAAAACTTACCAATATTATTACCAACAGATGTTGAGTTTACAGGAAAAGGTGAATCTCCACTTACAACTTCAAAGACATTTATGAATGCAACTTGTCCTTGTTGTGGAAAATCAGCTAGAAGAGAAGCTGATACTATGGATACTTTCGTAGATTCTTCTTGGTACTACTTAAGATATATAGATCCTAAAAATACAGAAGAACCATTTAGTAAAGAAAAAGTTAATAAGTGGATGCCAGTTGACCAATATATAGGTGGAGTAGAGCATGCTATATTACATCTTCTTTATTCAAGATTCTTTGTAAAGGCATTTAACTCTATGGGAATGTTAGACTTTAAAGAGCCTTTCAAAAACTTATTAACTCAAGGTATGGTATTAAAAGATGGTGCTAAGATGAGTAAATCTAAAGGAAATGTTGTAGCTCCATCAGAAATAATAGCAGAATACGGAGTTGACACAGCTAGATTATTCGTATTATTTGCAGCACCACCAGAAAGAGACTTAGAATGGTCAGACCAAGGTGTTGAAGGGTGTTATAGATTCTTAAACAGAGTATATAGATTAGTAGATGAATTATCTGATATAGCTAAATCTGATGTTGAAACAAAAGAATTAACTAAAGAAGATAAAGCTATGAGATACACTATACATGCAACATTAAAGAAAGTTACTGAAGATTTAAATGAAAAATTCGGTTTCAATACTGCTATATCTGCATTAATGGAATTAATAAATGAAATGTACAAGTACAAAGAATTAGATTCTAGAAACGAAGCAGTTATAAAAGAAGGTATAGAAACTATAGTAACTATACTTGCTCCATTTGCACCTCATATAGGTGAAGAATTATGGTCAATGATAGGAAAAGATGGAAGTATATTTGATATATCTTGGCCAAAATATGATGAAACAGCTTTAGTTAAAGATGAAGTTGAAATAGTTGTTCAAATAAATGGTAAAGTAAGAGGAAAATTAAGTGTTGCTGCTAATATTTCAAGAGAAGAAATGGAAAAAGTAGCAATGGAAGATGATAAGATAAAAGCACTAGTTGAAGGTAAAACTATAGTTAAAGTAGTTGCAGTACCTAAGAAATTAGTTAATATAGTTGTAAAATAA